One stretch of Lasioglossum baleicum unplaced genomic scaffold, iyLasBale1 scaffold0065, whole genome shotgun sequence DNA includes these proteins:
- the LOC143219741 gene encoding uncharacterized protein LOC143219741: protein MEHHDKLKDTEVFKKIKKSFRGRGEKISTWITLSKEIQEIYIDKEENVQFNGKFLKEIQREEQTELTRILEKLIDKSEKKEEEVNLKHVVDKFVLEKFQSKKSNAKQWMEIFEKECARIKIRKDETKIELLRLFMDGACQDWYNSITIKGQQGKDWLSWKDIFIETFTNNGWDNRMYAYNYKYKDGWLVDYSIKKEKLLLEINKNIDGDIMIDLIALGLPQSIRKKIDREKLENTKDLINELRKHESEMGKRKYPESNDGKLGYHIKLKEKKPCSICEKLGKNNRYHPEEKCWFEKGQRDRPKTIGNNSVIEVDLNMEKNE from the coding sequence ATGGAACACCATGACAAATTGAAGGATACAGAGGTatttaagaaaataaagaaatcgTTTAGAGGAAGAGGTGAAAAAATAAGTACATGGATTACATTATCAAAagaaatacaagaaatataCATAGACAAAGAGGAGAACGTGCAGTTtaatggaaaatttttaaaagaaatacaaagagAAGAACAAACTGAATTAACAAGAATATTGGAGAAATTGATCGACAAATCTgaaaagaaagaggaagaagtTAATCTGAAGCATGTGGTAGATAAGTtcgtattagaaaaatttcaaagtaagAAAAGTAATGCCAAACAATGGATGGAGATATTTGAAAAAGAATGTGCTAGAATAAAAATACGGAAAGATGAAACTAAGATCGAACTACTAAGACTATTTATGGATGGCGCTTGCCAAGATTGGTATAACTCTATCACAATAAAAGGACAACAGGGAAAGGATTGGTTAAGTTGGAAAGACATATTTATAGAAACATTTACAAACAATGGCTGGGATAATAGAATGTATGCCTACAACTATAAATACAAAGACGGCTGGCTAGTAGATTAcagtataaaaaaagaaaagttactgctggaaataaataaaaatatcgatggGGATATAATGATAGACTTGATCGCTTTAGGTTTACCACAGTCTATAAGGAAAAAAATTGACAGGGAAAAATTAGAAAACACAAAAGATTTAATCAATGAACTGCGAAAGCATGAAAGTGAGATGGGAAAAAGGAAATACCCTGAATCAAATGATGGTAAGCTAGGATACCATATAAAACTAAAAGAAAAGAAGCCATGCAGTATATGTGAAAAACTAGGAAAAAATAACAGATACCACCCTGAAGAAAAATGCTGGTTTGAAAAAGGACAGAGAGATAGACCGAAGACGATAGGTAATAACTCTGTAATAGAAGTCGATTTAAACATGGAAAAAAACGAATAA